GAAAGACGACGCTGGCGCAGATCATGGCAAAGGAGCTTGGCGTCAACTTCCGCTCGACCTCCGGACCTGTGATTGCCAAGGCGGGAGATCTGGCGGCGCTGCTGACCAATCTCGAAGAGCGCGACGTCTTGTTCATCGACGAGATTCATCGCCTCAATCCGGCGGTCGAGGAAATTCTCTATCCGGCGATGGAGGATTTCCAGCTGGACCTGATCATCGGGGAGGGGCCAGCGGCGCGCTCGGTCAAGATCGACCTTGCGAAGTTCACGCTGGTGGCCGCCACCACGCGCCTCGGATTGCTCACAACGCCGCTGCGCGACCGGTTCGGAATTCCGGTTCGCCTCAATTTCTACACGGTGGAGGAACTCGAAGGCATCGTGCGGCGTGGCGCGCGACTTCTGGGCCTCGGCATGACGGAAGAAGGTGCACGCGAGATTGCCCGCCGCGCCCGTGGTACGCCGCGCATCGCAGGTCGCCTCCTGCGGCGTGTGCGTGATTTCGCCGAAGTTGCGCGTGCAGAGGCAGTGACCCGGGAGATCGCCGACGAGGCCTTGACGCGGCTGCATGTCGACCATGCAGGGCTCGATCAGCTCGACAAGCGCTATCTCAACATGATCGCGGTCAATTTCGGCGGCGGGCCGGTGGGCATCGAAACCATCGCGGCGGGCTTGTCCGAGCCACGCGATGCGATCGAGGATATCATCGAGCCCTACATGATCCAGCAGGGGTTCATCCAGCGCACGCCCCGTGGACGGGTGCTGACCGCAACCGCCTGGAAGCATTTGGGCCTCCAGCCGCCGAAGGATCTGGAGGCCGCGCAGTTTCGCTTGTTCAGCGAGGAAGAGTGAGGGTGCATCGCCGCACGATGCTGAAGCTGATGGCCAGCGGTCTGCTGGCTGGGTTGGCTACAGTCAGCTATCCGTTTCTCGAAGCCTTTGCGAGGCCACGAATTCAGTCCTACCGCGTGACGCCACGGAACTGGACAAGTGGCTTGCAGTTGAAGATGGCCGTCATCGCCGATGTCCATGCCTGCCGGCCGTGGATGGACGGGCGTCGTGTCACCTCGATCTGCCGTCAAGCGCAGGATCTGGACGCAGATCTTATCCTGCTTCTCGGAGATTACATGCCGGGTATCCGCCGGTTTGCCGAACCGCTTGCCTCGGAGGAATGGCTCAAGCCGCTTGCGGCGCTAACTGCTCCACTCGGTGTCCATGCAGTTCTCGGTAATCATGATTACTGGTCCGACGCTGCAGTTCAGCGAGATTCAACGCGCGAACCTGTGGTCGCCACCTTGCTGCGGGATGCCGGCATTACTGTGCACATCAACCATGCGGTGCGACTGGAGAAGGACGGGCGGCCCTTCTGGCTTGCGGGTCTTGGGGATCAGATTGCCTTTCCCGCATGGGCGCGATTCAATCGTAACCAAGAACTTGGTGCAGATGACATGCCGGATCTGTTATCGCACATTACGGATGATGCGCCTGCGATCCTGATGGCACACGAACCGGATGTGTTCATGTCGCCCCACGCTCGGTTTTCTCTGACACTTTCGGGCCATACGCATGGGGGGCAATTTAATCTATTCGGATGGAGGCCATTCTCGGCTTCGCGCGGATCCCGCGTATTTCCGGCAGGCTACTTTCAACACGATGGATGTGATCTGATTGTTTCGCGGGGCCTTGGATGTTCGTCGCTGCCCTTGCGGATCGGCTCATGGCCGGAAATTCTGTTGATCGAACTCGGAGAAAGCCGATGAGAACCCGCATCCGTATTAAATCGAAGCCTAAGCGCACGTTCCAGATGCGCGTGGCGGGTCTCGGCTTTCGCAATGGTCATGTGCTGGTTCACCGCGCTGTCCACGAACCTTTCTGGACCTTTCCGGGCGGTGGGGCGGAGATCGGCGAGACATCCGATGAAACCCTGCGTCGCGAAATGATGGAGGAGCTTGAGGTTCATGTGCGGGTCGACCGGCTGCTCTGGATCGTCGAGAACTTCTTCCATTACGAAGGCCGGGATTGCCACGAACTGGGTATCTTCTATCTCATGGATATTCCTGAAAGCTTCCCCTTCGCCTCCGGGGAGATCGTGCATCGGATCAAGGACGGCAATAACGAGTTGGAGTTCAAGTGGGTGCCTGCGACCACACAGGCCCTGACGGAACTGGATATTCCGCCGTACTTTATTGCCAGCGAGATCGAGAATTTGCCGCAGACTGTGAAGCACCTCGTCTGGGATGATCGCAATCTCGATGAAAAAGGCAAGTCGCACGCGTAAACATCACGGAACGGGACTTTGAGAGCATCGTTGACGGTTGCAGAAACCCTCAAGGAGAGCACGATGAGTACGAAAGCGAGCGGCCAGAAGATCAAGAAGGGCGACGAGGTTTCCTGGAAATGGGGAAAGGGAACGGCTGAAGGCGAAGTGAAGCAGACCTTCACGGACGACGTCGAACGTAAGATCAAGGGCAAGACCATCAAGCGCAAGGCCGATAGCGACAAGCCTGCCGTCCTCATCAAGCAGAAGGATGGAGCCCAAGTTCTGAAAAGCACCTCCGAGGTTCACAAGAAGCACTGAGGGAGAGGTCCTGCTGCCGGTTGCAGAACCGCGCAAACACTGTATTGGCTTCGCGTTGAAACAAAGCAGCAGGACTTTTTCCCCATGAGCAGCCCTGAGACGCACAAGATTGCCGGTGAAATCATCGACGGTCAGCATCGGCTTCAGCAGCGTGTCTATTACGAAGACACCGATTTTTCGGGCCTGATCTACCACGCGCGCTATCTGCATTTTCTGGAGCGCGGCCGAACCGACTATCTCCGCTGCCTCGGCTGCGAGCAGAGCAAGCTGATCGGTTTCGACGAGGAGGGGCTCGTCTTCGTCGTCCACCGTATGGAAATTGACTTCAAATCACCCGCGCGCATGGACGATGTCGTGACGATCCTGACGCGTACCGAGAAGGCGGGCGGAGCCAAGATGGTTCTGTCTCAGGAGATCCGTCGGGGCGAGACATTGCTTATCCAGGCCAAAGTCATCATCGCGGTCATCAATCGGCTCGGGCGCCCGCGCCGGTTGCCGGAAGGTCTGGCGCACTCGTTCAACGGGGTTGATGAAGGTCAAAATACATAAAATTTTAAGAGAACTTTAACCATAATGAGGTCTTACTGACCGGGATAAGTTTTGTGCGGTGCACGCCTTCGTTTAACCAAATTTGAAGGCGAGAAGGCCCTTAAACCTTAAGGTAGACGGGCTTTTCTGCGCAACCGCGCTCATACAATACAGCGCTTGCGAACCGGCCCGTTGCTACGTGCCGGGCGATTCGATTCAGGGGTAAGGGATTTATGGAACACGCTGATCTAGCGGCTGCTGCAAACTCGGTAAGCCTCATTTCGCTTTTCATGCAAGCCGGGCTCATCGTGAAGCTCGTGATGATCGGCCTCATGGGCGCCTCGGTCTGGACTTGGGCCATCGTGATCGACAAATACATGAATTTCAAGAAGGCCAAGCGCCAGTTCGACCAGTTCGAACAGGTTTTCTGGTCCGGCCAGTCTCTCGAGGAACTCTACCGAACGCTGTCGGACCGGCAGAATACCGGCCTTGCCGCCATCTTCGTGTCGGCCATGCGCGAGTGGAAGAAGAGCTTCGAACGCGGCGCACGCTCTCCGATCGGTCTGCAGATGCGTATCGACCGCGCCATGGATGTCACGATGGCACGCGAGAGCGAGCACTATGAGGCGCGGCTGGGATCGCTGGCAACCATTGGTTCTGCTGGTCCCTTCATCGGTCTGTTCGGTACGGTTGTCGGTATCATGACCTCGTTCCAGGCCATTGCCGGATCGAAGTCCACCAACCTTGCGGTCGTGGCACCGGGTATCGCCGAAGCGCTTCTGGCAACCGCCATTGGCCTTATTGCCGCTATCCCGGCGGTCATGGCCTACAACAAGTTCATGGCAGATGCAGGCAAACTGTCTTCCCGCATGGAAGGTTTTGCCGACGAGTTTTCCGCCATCCTGTCACGCCAGATCGACGAGAAGCTGCAGCCGCGCCAGGCCGCGCAGTAAGCGTTTCGTTTTCTGAAGGAGTAGCTTCATGGGTATGTCGGCTGGGGGATCGAAGGCATCGGGTGGTGGTCGTCGCGGGCGTGGCCGTCGCGGGCGCGGCGGTGCAATCAGCGAAATCAACGTGACGCCGCTGGTCGACGTCATGCTCGTTCTTCTCATCATCTTCATGGTTGCCGCACCGATGATGACGGTGGGCGTTCCGATCGACTTGCCGGAAACCCAGGCAAAGGCGATGAATTCCGATACGCAGCCCATCACCGTCTCGGTCAACCCGCAGGGACAGATCTTCCTGCAGGAAACACCGATTTCCATTGATGAGGTCGTTCCCAAGCTCGAGGCCATTGCCAAGACCGGCTATAACGAGCGCATCTATGTGCGCGGCGATACCGCCGCTGCCTATGGTGGTGTGATGAAGGTCATGGCCCGCATTTCTGCAGCCGGTTTCAAGAACATCGGTCTTGTGACGCTGCAGGAACAGCAGAAGTGATTCAGCACCGATGAAGACGAGTCTCGGCACATCGCTGGTCGCACACACAGTCATACTCGCCTGGGCGCTGGTATCGATCAGTGCGCCTGCCTCTTTCGAGGTTGCGCCGGTTGAGGCCCTGCCTGTCGATATCGTTCCGGTGGAATCCATCACCCAGATCCAGCAGGGTGACAAGAAGGCGCCGATGACCGAAAAGCCTTCGCCCAAGAAAACCGAGAAGCAGAACGTTGTCGAGAACGCGGAGAATGCGGGCGAGAACGATGTCGACCTGAAGAACCCGCCGACGCCGGTCAAGAAGCCGACGACGACGGAAACGGCTGCAGCTCCGCCGAAGAACGAGAAGCCGCTGCCCAACCCGACGACGGAAAACAACGACGTCAAGGAAATCGCCAAGGAAGAAACTGCGCCGAAGCCGGTAGAGACGGCGGCGTTGCCGATCCCGAAGCCTGAAATCACACCGCCGACACCTAAGCCGGAACCGCCGAAGCCCGAGGCTCCGAAGCCGGAACCGCAGGCGCAGAAGGTGGAAGAAACGCCGCTGCCGACCACGGCTCCGGTTCCTGCCGCACGTCCGCGCCCTGAACCACCAAAGCAGGAAGAGGCAAAGCCCGTCGAGAAGCCGCCGGAAAAGAAGCCGGAGCAGAAACCTGCCGAAAAGCCGCAGGACAAGAAGACCGAGACGGCCAATGCCGAAAAGCCGAGCGACAAGAAGGTTGCCGACAAGAAGCAGGAGACGGCCAAGTCTGCATCGTCCAAGCAGAGCGATTTCAATGCCGAGGACATCGCCAGCCTGCTGAACAAGCAACAGGCTGCCGGTGGCGGTGCCAAGCGCTCGCAGCAGACGGCTTCGCTGGGCGGCAAGAAAACGACTGGCGGCTCCTCGCTCAGCCAGAGCGAGATGGATGCGCTGAAGGGCCAGATCCAGAACAACTGGTCGGTGATTGCCGGTGTCGATGGCGGCAAGGGCATGGTGATTACCGTAACCATGAAGCTTGATCCGTCTGGCGCCATCGTTGGCAGACCGGAAGTAACATCGTCCGGCGGCAACGAGAGTGCTCGCCGCATGCTGGAAGGCAGTGCAATTCGAGCCGTCATGCGCTCTTCGCCATTCAAGAATCTTCCTGCCGACAAATATGACGCGTGGAGCGAAGTCGTTGTGAACTTCGACCCGAGCGAACTGCTTTGAAAGGCCCCAATATCATGCTGAAACCAACTCTCATCCGCGTCATGCTGGCCATTGCCGGTATGGCCGTGATGTTTGCAGCGCCCGCCCAGGCGCGCGTGGAAATCAACATCAATCGCGGCAATGTGGAGCCACTGCCCATTGCCATCACGGACTTCATTTCCGGCAACGAACTTGGCGCGCAGATTTCCGGCGTCATAGCGGCGGATCTGCAGCGTTCGGGTCTGTTCGCACCGGTCAACAAGGCCGCCTTCATCGAGAAGATCTCCGATCCGGGCAAGATGCCGCGTTTCGAGGACTGGAAGGCAATCAATGCGCAGGCTCTGGTGACAGGTCGCGTGACCCGCGAGGGCGATGGCCGCCTTCGGGCCGAATTCCGCCTGTGGGATACGTTCGGCGGTACCCAGATGACCGGCCAGCAGTTCTTCACGCAGCCGGAAAACTGGCGTCGTGTCGCCCACATCATTGCGGATGCGATCTACAAGCAGATCACCGGCGAGAACGGCTATTTTGACACCCGCGTCGTGTTCGTCTCGGAAAGCGGTCCGAAGAATGCGCGTGTGCGCCAGCTGGCGATCATGGACCAGGACGGCTTCAATGTTCGCAGCTTGACCAATGGCAAGGACATCGTTCTGACGCCGCGCTTCTCGCCGAACCGTCAGGAAGTGACCTACATGTCCTTCGAAGGACAGCAGCCGCGCGTCTATCTGCTTCAGCTTGAGACAGGCCAGCGCGAAGTCGTGGGCAACTTCCCGGGCATGACCTTCTCGCCCCGCTTTTCTCCGGATGGCCAAAAGGTCATCATGAGCCTCCAGCAGGACGGTAACTCGAACATCTACACGATGGATCTGCGCTCGCGCACAACCACGCGTCTGACGAACACGGCGGCGATCGACACGTCCCCGTCCTATTCACCCGACGGTGGCCGCATCGTGTTTGAAAGCGACCGGGGTGGTCGTCAGCAGCTCTATGTCATGGGTGCCGACGGTTCCGGCCAGACACGCATTTCCTTTGGCGATGGTGCCTATTCGACGCCGGTCTGGTCTCCTCGCGGTGATCTGATTGCCTTCACCAAGCAGTCGGGCGGCAAGTTCTCCATCGGCGTGATGAAGCCGGACGGTTCAGGTGAGCGCATTCTGACGACGGGCTTCCACAATGAAGGCCCCACCTGGGCGCCAAACGGTCGCGTGCTGATGTTCTTCCGCCAGAACGCAGGAGCGGGCGGTCCGCAGCTCTATTCCATCGACCTAACGGGTTACAACGAACAGCAGATCAAGACACCTGCCTTCGCATCCGATCCGGCCTGGTCACCGCTGCTTGAATGAATGTGAATGCCTTTTCACTGCTGCTTGCCCTTGCAAAGGCGGCAGTGAAACGGTTTAGGGGAAAATTAACCATGATCGTTGGTCGTGCGTTAACCAGAAACGGTTAGATTCCGGCAACGATAAAATTCTGATCAAGGAGAGACCGGCTATGAGCCGCATCGATACCCCGGCAATGAGCCGTATGCAGACCCTCGCACGCAACCCGGCTGTCATTGCCCTCACGCTCGCTCTTGCTCTGGCAGGCTGCGCGAACAAGAAGAACCTGCCGAACAGCGCTGGCGAACTGGGCCTTGGTGCCGGTGGCGCAGGTGCCGCAACGCCGGGTTCCAGCCAGGACTTCACCGTCAATGTCGGCGACCGCATCTTCTTCGACACCGACTCCACGTCGATCCGTGCAGACGCCCAGCAGACGCTGGATCGTCAGGCACAGTGGCTGCAGCGTTATCCGCGCTATGCCATCACGATCGAAGGTCATGCCGACGAACGTGGCACGCGCGAGTACAACCTTGCTCTCGGCGCACGCCGTGCCGCTGCAACGCGCGACTATCTTGCTTCACGCGGCGTTCCGGCCAACCGCATGAAGACCATCTCCTACGGCAAGGAACGTCCGGTCGCGGTTTGCGACGACATCTCCTGCTGGTCTCAGAACCGCCGTGCAGTCACCGTTCTCGGCGGCGCCGGAATGTAATCGATGCCATGATGGCGCGGAGGAGGCGGCGTCAGCCGCCTTTTTCGTAATCTCCATAGTTTAGCCGAAGTTGCGGGTTTACCTGCAAGCAACGGGGCCAGCTTGGATTGTTTTGTCTGGAATTCGAAAACGTCAGGGCTGCGCCATGGGGTGCGTACCCTCTAGGAAAACAGGACGGACATCATGAAGAAACTTGTTCTGGCAGCGATGCTGGGGCTTGCGGCCACGACGAGCCACGCGAGTGCATTCACGCTCGGAAACCTGTTCAAGAACGATGCCGCGAAAAACGAGCAGGCAGGCCAGCAGAAAATGCAGGCACGCCAGCCGCTGGTGCTCGCCCAGAGTTCCGGTGATTCGGTACGCATCCAGCAGTTGGAGGAAACCATTCGCCAGCTGAACGGTCGCGTCGAAGAAATGAGCTTCCAGCTGCTGCAGATGCAGGAGCAGATGCGCAAGACCCAGTCCGACAATGAATTCCGGTTCCAGGAGCTGGAAAAGGGTTCGGCTGGGGGCGGTGCTGCTCCTGCAGTTGCCGCAGCTGCTGCCGCCGGGGCAGCCGGCTCAAAAAAAAACGATGAAATCGCGAATATAATCGATCAGCCGGGGACATCTGCGGGGGCAAGACCATCTGCAGGCGCTCCGGCTTCGAACCGTTCGACGACTGCGCCGGGCGAAACGACCCTCGGTTCCATCGAAATGGACCAGAGCGGCAGACAGGTCGGTGCAAGCGTCAATCAGAACGCGCGCAATGCCGCAGCCTTGCCCGGTGTCGATTCCGGTTCTGCCCCTGCAAAGCCAACCAACCAGACGGCGTCTCTCGGTACGGAAAGCGATAGCTACCGCGCCGCCTACAACCATATCCTATCCGGCGACTACAAGACCGCCGAAGCCGAATTCACGGCCTATCTGCAGAGCTACCCCAAGAGTGCGCGCGCGGCTGACGCGAGCTTCTGGCTGGGCGAAGCGCAGTATAGCCAGGGCCGCTATAACGATTCCGCCAAGACCTTCCTCAACGCACACCAAACGTATGGTTCGTCGCCCAAGGCGCCGGAAATGCTTTTGAAGCTTGGCATGTCACTGGCCGCTCTCGATAATCGCGACACAGCCTGTGCAACGTTGCGTGAAGTTGGCAAGCGCTATCCATCTGCTTCCAAGCCCGTGACCACAAAGGTCGCAAGCGAGCTCAAGCGGTTGAGCTGCTGATTTCAGGGGGATCCCATTCTTTCTGCAGCAACTCAATTGCTGTCTCCCGGCGAAGCGATCGATCTCTTTCTCGCGTCGTTGAAGAGGCCAGCGCGCCTTTTGGTGGCCATTTCCGGCGGCAGCGATTCGACGGGGCTTCTGACGGCGCTTTGCGAGGCGGCGGGCGATCCGGATGAAAGCGGCATCACCATCCTGGCCGCCACCATAGACCACCAGCTGCGCCCGGAATCGGCAGACGAGGCTTTGGCCGTCAATCTCCTTTGCGACCAGTTTTCCGTCGAACACCGGATTCAGGCTTGGACCGGTGAAAAGCCCGAAACCGGTCGCGCCTCCGCAGCCCGTATTGCGCGCTATCAACTGCTTTGTCAGATTGCCGAAGAGCTTCAGGCTACCGCTATCGTGACCGGCCATACGCTGGACGACCAGATCGAGACCATCACCATGCGGCAGGCGCGGGATCCCGAACGGCGGGAGCCGGAAGGAACTGCGCCACGTGAGGGCCGCAGTGGCGACGCCGGGATGTCATCCTCGGTCCTCATCAACGGCCGTTTCTGGTTGTTCCGTCCGTTTCTCAAGACAAGGCGCAACGCGATCCGTGATTTTCTGCTTCGTCGTGGCATGGGCTGGATCGATGATCCTTCCAATACGGATGAGCGGTCGGAACGGGTGCGGGTTCGTCTTGCTCTAGCCGGGCTGTCGGATGCGAAGGCCGATGCCTGGAGAACGGCTGTCGATCTGGCGCAGAACCGGCGGCGATCGGTCTCCGAGGCGGCTGCCGGTCTGCTTCGACAATCGGCCACGGTCTGGCAGGCCAGTGCTGCACGGCTTGATGCCAGGGCACTTTCTGCGCCACCGGAGGTGTTGTTCTATGCGATTGGAACGCTGATCGCGGTTCTCGGGGGGCGGGAACATCTTCCGGCGAGCGAACCCTTCGATCGCATCATGAGCCGCTATCTGCGCGGCGAAAGCTTTCGCGAAACGCTGGGACGCGTGCTTCTCTACAATAAGGACGACGGTCTTTATCTGGCGCGAGAAAGCCGCGACCTGCCCGAAATGCAGGTTTCCATGTGGCAGCGCGAACTGTGGGACGGACGTTTCGAGATCGTCTCGCATGTTCCGGCTGCCTGTACCGTCTTGCCGGGCCAGGGGGACGTGGCGACCGGGAGCTACCCTGATGTACCGACGCTGATTGCGCGGGCAGCATGGCGGTCTTTACCCCATGTCATAGTGCCGCAGGAGTTCAAGGATGTGCAGGTGCAAATCACGCCTGTTCTTGCGCCCTTCAGGCAATTTCTTGCGGATTTCGACCTTGGACTGGCCGATTGTCTTGCGCAATTGATGGGTTTGACGACCATTCCCCGCCCGCCACTTAACGATTTGATACGGAAAACATGATCTGGAGCCCGCCTTGCCTTGGCAAGGCCGTGCCGGGAACCTATGTTAAGGACCAAGAAAGGCAGCTGGCTTAAAGCAGGCTGTCAATGTCCGGGGAGTTCGATGAACCCAAACTTTCGTAATTTCGCCCTCTGGGCGATCATAGCCCTGTTGCTGATCGCGCTGTTCAGCATGTTCCAGACCTCGCCGACTCAGACGAGTTCGCGGGAAGTGCCGTATTCGCAGTTCCTTCGGGATGTGGATGCAGGGCGCGTGCGTGACGTGGTGGTAACAGGCAATCGCGTGCTTGGAACCTATACCGAGAGCGGAACCGGTTTCCAGACCTATTCGCCCGTGATCGATGACACGCTGATCGACCGCCTGCAGGCCAAGAACGTGACGATTGTGGCGCGTCCGGAATCGGATGGCTCGTCCGGCTTCCTGAGCTATATCGGTACGCTGCTGCCGATGCTGCTGATCCTCGGCGTCTGGCTGTTCTTCATGCGGCAGATGCAGGGTGGTTCGCGCGGCGCCATGGGCTTTGGAAAGTCCAAGGCAAAGCTTCTGACAGAAGCGCATGGCCGGGTGACATTCGAAGACGTGGCAGGCGTGGACGAAGCCAAGTCGGATCTGGAAGAAATTGTCGAATTCCTGCGCGATCCGCAGAAGTTCCAGCGTCTGGGCGGTCGTATTCCTCGCGGTGTTCTTCTCGTCGGCCCTCCGGGCACGGGTAAGACGCTTCTGGCGCGCGCCATCGCGGGTGAAGCCAATGTGCCGTTCTTTACGATTTCGGGCTCCGACTTCGTGGAAATGTTCGTCGGCGTCGGCGCAAGCCGCGTCCGCGACATGTTCGATCAGGCCAAGAAGAACGCGCCTTGCATTATCTTCATCGACGAAATCGACGCGGTCGGTCGCCATCGTGGCGCAGGTCTCGGCGGCGGTAACGACGAACGCGAACAGACCCTCAACCAGCTGCTGGTCGAGATGGACGGCTTCGAGGCAAATGAAGGCATCATCCTGATCGCCGCGACCAACCGTCCCGACGTTCTCGACCCCGCGCTGCTGCGTCCAGGCCGTTTTGACCGTCAGGTGGTCGTGCCGAACCCGGATATCGTCGGTCGCGAGCGCATCCTGAAGGTTCATGCTCGCAATGTGCCGCTGGCTCCGAATGTCGACCTGAAGACGCTTGCGCGTGGTACCCCCGGCTTCTCCGGTGCCGATCTCATGAACCTCGTCAATGAAGCTGCGCTGATGGCGGCCCGCCGCAACAAGCGTCTCGTGACGATGCAGGAGTTCGAAGACGCCAAGGACAAGATCATGATGGGTGCGGAGCGCCGCTCCTCCGCCATGACCGAAGCCGAAAAGAAGCTGACCGCCTATCACGAAGCCGGCCACGCGATCACGGCCCTCAACGTTCCGGTGGCGGACCCGCTGCACAAGGCAACAATCATTCCCCGTGGCCGTGCGCTCGGCATGGTCATGCAGTTGCCGGAAGGCGACCGCTATTCCATGAGCTACAAGTGGATGGTGTCGCGTCTCGTCATCATGATGGGCGGCCGTGTTGCCGAAGAATTGACCTTCGGTAAGGAGAACATCACCTCCGGCGCGTCATCCGATATCGAGCAGGCAACCAAGCTTGCCCGTGCGATGGTAACCCAGTGGGGCTTCTCCGATATCCTCGGCCAGGTCGCCTATGGTGAAAACCAGCAGGAAGTCTTCCTTGGTCATTCTGTTTCGCAGTCGAAGAATGTGTCGGAAGCGACAGCCCAGAAGATCGATACGGAAGTTCGTCGTCTGATTGATGAGGCCTATACCGAGGCACGCCGCATTCTGACCGAAAAACACGACGCGTTCGTCACACTGGCCGAAGGTTTGCTGGAATACGAAACCCTGTCCGGTGAAGAGATCAAGGCGCTCATCCGTGGTGAGAAGCCTGCCCGGGATATGGGTGATGACAGCCCGAACGCTCGTGGCTCCGCAGTCCCGAAGACTGGTTCGAAGAAAGACGAGCCGAAGGGTGGAGAGCCTGAAAGCGGTCTTGAGCCTCAGCCTCACTGAGGTTGGTATAGAGGTTGAAAATTGGGGGCTGCTCGAAAGAGCGGCCCCTTCTTTGTCTGCAATTTATGATTTGGTAACGCTATATAATCCAGATTGACGGTAATTTATGTGTTTGAGCCGATATTCTATGGCATGAGCACAGTATGTGGCCGCGCGTTTTTCGTTCGACGGCCACAGCTCACAAAGTCGCAGCAAATGCCGCGCAGGGCATCAAGGAGCATTCATGACACGCCGTTACTTTGGCACCGATGGCATTCGCGGACAATCGAATGTGTTTCCCATGACGCCGGATCTGGCGATGCGGGTCGGGATTGCAGTCGGCACGATTTTTCGCCGCGGCAATCACCGTCACCGGGTGGTGATCGGCAAGGATACGCGCCTTTCGGGCTACATGCTGGAAAACGCGCTGGTGGCGGGTTTCACGGCTGCTGGGCTTGATGTCTTCCTGCTCGGCCCGATCCCCACGCCGGCCGTCGCCATGCTGACCCGTTCTCTGCGTGCCGATATCGGCGTGATGATCTCCGCATCTCACAATCCCTTCGAAGACAATGGCATCAAGCTGTTCGGTCCGGATGGCTACAAGCTTTCCGATGAGCTCGAGCTTGAGATTGAAGACCTGCTCGACAAGGATATCTATGCGCAGCTCGCCAAGCCGCACGAGATTGGCCGTGCCAAACGCGTGGACGGCGATATCTATCGCTATATCGAATTCGTGAAGCGTACGCTGCCACGCGACGTCACATTGAACGGCCTGCGCATTGCCATCGATTGTGCCAATGGTGCGGCCTACAAGGTGGCGCCAACGGCGCTGTGGGAGTTGGGCGCAGATGTCGTGACGATCGGCAACACCCCGAACGGTACGAACATCAACCTCGATTGCGGCTCCACCAGCCCGGACGCCTTGCGTCGCAAGGTGCATGAAGTGCGTGCCGATATCGGCATCGCTCTTGATGGCGATGCGGATCGCGTGATCATCGTCGACGAACACGGTCAGATCATCGACGGCGACCAGCTGATGGCCGTCATCGCCGAAAGCTGGCTGGATGACGAAACGCTACGTGGCGGCGGGATTGTCGCAACCGTGATGTCGAACCTGGGACTGGAGCGCTTCCTGAAGAAAAAGGGTCTCAACCTGGCCCGGACCAAGGTGGGCGACCGGTATGTGGTCGAGCATATGCGCAACAACAACTTCAACGTAGGCGGCGAACAGTCCGGCCACATCGTCCTGTCCGATTTCGGGACGACTGGCGATGGTCTTGTGGCGGCGCTGCAGGTGCTGGCGCGCGTCAAGCGTCTCGGGCAGCCGGTCAGCGAAGTGTGCCGCCGGTTCGAGCCAGTTCCGCAACTGCTGAAGAATGTGCGTTTTTCCGGAGGTAAGCCGCTGGAGGATATCATCGTGCGTCAGGCGATCGAAAGTGCAGAAGCAGAACTCGGCAAAAAGGGCAGGCTGGTTATCAGGCCTTCCGGCACCGAGCCACTCATCCGTGTCATGGCGGAGGGCGATGATCGCGCTCAGATCGAGCGGATCGTCAACGATCTCATCGGTGTT
The window above is part of the Rhizobium rhizoryzae genome. Proteins encoded here:
- a CDS encoding cell envelope integrity protein TolA; the encoded protein is MKTSLGTSLVAHTVILAWALVSISAPASFEVAPVEALPVDIVPVESITQIQQGDKKAPMTEKPSPKKTEKQNVVENAENAGENDVDLKNPPTPVKKPTTTETAAAPPKNEKPLPNPTTENNDVKEIAKEETAPKPVETAALPIPKPEITPPTPKPEPPKPEAPKPEPQAQKVEETPLPTTAPVPAARPRPEPPKQEEAKPVEKPPEKKPEQKPAEKPQDKKTETANAEKPSDKKVADKKQETAKSASSKQSDFNAEDIASLLNKQQAAGGGAKRSQQTASLGGKKTTGGSSLSQSEMDALKGQIQNNWSVIAGVDGGKGMVITVTMKLDPSGAIVGRPEVTSSGGNESARRMLEGSAIRAVMRSSPFKNLPADKYDAWSEVVVNFDPSELL
- the tolB gene encoding Tol-Pal system beta propeller repeat protein TolB; protein product: MLKPTLIRVMLAIAGMAVMFAAPAQARVEININRGNVEPLPIAITDFISGNELGAQISGVIAADLQRSGLFAPVNKAAFIEKISDPGKMPRFEDWKAINAQALVTGRVTREGDGRLRAEFRLWDTFGGTQMTGQQFFTQPENWRRVAHIIADAIYKQITGENGYFDTRVVFVSESGPKNARVRQLAIMDQDGFNVRSLTNGKDIVLTPRFSPNRQEVTYMSFEGQQPRVYLLQLETGQREVVGNFPGMTFSPRFSPDGQKVIMSLQQDGNSNIYTMDLRSRTTTRLTNTAAIDTSPSYSPDGGRIVFESDRGGRQQLYVMGADGSGQTRISFGDGAYSTPVWSPRGDLIAFTKQSGGKFSIGVMKPDGSGERILTTGFHNEGPTWAPNGRVLMFFRQNAGAGGPQLYSIDLTGYNEQQIKTPAFASDPAWSPLLE
- the pal gene encoding peptidoglycan-associated lipoprotein Pal; amino-acid sequence: MSRIDTPAMSRMQTLARNPAVIALTLALALAGCANKKNLPNSAGELGLGAGGAGAATPGSSQDFTVNVGDRIFFDTDSTSIRADAQQTLDRQAQWLQRYPRYAITIEGHADERGTREYNLALGARRAAATRDYLASRGVPANRMKTISYGKERPVAVCDDISCWSQNRRAVTVLGGAGM
- the ybgF gene encoding tol-pal system protein YbgF; translation: MKKLVLAAMLGLAATTSHASAFTLGNLFKNDAAKNEQAGQQKMQARQPLVLAQSSGDSVRIQQLEETIRQLNGRVEEMSFQLLQMQEQMRKTQSDNEFRFQELEKGSAGGGAAPAVAAAAAAGAAGSKKNDEIANIIDQPGTSAGARPSAGAPASNRSTTAPGETTLGSIEMDQSGRQVGASVNQNARNAAALPGVDSGSAPAKPTNQTASLGTESDSYRAAYNHILSGDYKTAEAEFTAYLQSYPKSARAADASFWLGEAQYSQGRYNDSAKTFLNAHQTYGSSPKAPEMLLKLGMSLAALDNRDTACATLREVGKRYPSASKPVTTKVASELKRLSC
- the tilS gene encoding tRNA lysidine(34) synthetase TilS, with protein sequence MLSPGEAIDLFLASLKRPARLLVAISGGSDSTGLLTALCEAAGDPDESGITILAATIDHQLRPESADEALAVNLLCDQFSVEHRIQAWTGEKPETGRASAARIARYQLLCQIAEELQATAIVTGHTLDDQIETITMRQARDPERREPEGTAPREGRSGDAGMSSSVLINGRFWLFRPFLKTRRNAIRDFLLRRGMGWIDDPSNTDERSERVRVRLALAGLSDAKADAWRTAVDLAQNRRRSVSEAAAGLLRQSATVWQASAARLDARALSAPPEVLFYAIGTLIAVLGGREHLPASEPFDRIMSRYLRGESFRETLGRVLLYNKDDGLYLARESRDLPEMQVSMWQRELWDGRFEIVSHVPAACTVLPGQGDVATGSYPDVPTLIARAAWRSLPHVIVPQEFKDVQVQITPVLAPFRQFLADFDLGLADCLAQLMGLTTIPRPPLNDLIRKT